A portion of the Blastopirellula sediminis genome contains these proteins:
- a CDS encoding ATP-dependent Clp protease adaptor ClpS yields the protein MAKQDSAVVDAPATQSDTKTDTRDQTKRQPPYAVILHNDDINTFDFVIETLRKIFGYELEKCIQLTINVHNQGRGPIWSGALEVAELKADQIRSCGADPQMKSQGALPLRVTLEPLPQ from the coding sequence ATGGCGAAACAAGATTCGGCGGTGGTAGACGCCCCCGCGACGCAATCCGACACCAAGACCGACACGCGCGACCAGACGAAGCGTCAGCCGCCGTACGCCGTGATCTTGCATAACGACGACATCAACACGTTTGACTTCGTCATCGAGACGCTCCGCAAGATCTTCGGCTATGAGCTGGAAAAGTGCATCCAGCTAACGATCAATGTTCACAATCAAGGCCGCGGCCCCATCTGGAGCGGCGCCCTCGAAGTCGCCGAACTGAAGGCGGACCAGATCCGCTCGTGCGGCGCCGATCCGCAGATGAAGAGCCAGGGCGCCCTCCCGCTGCGAGTGACGCTCGAACCGCTGCCCCAATAG